DNA from bacterium:
TACGCAAATTACGAGAAAGATTAGGCGAGAATATGACTTAGAAACACTCATGACAGAGCATTTTCATCTGTCAATTCTCTTAACCTGAAAAACATTAGGCAAATACGCTGATTTCAGAATTATCAGAACTTATATTTTTAAATCGTGAACTTGGGTTAATTCTCATATCTGAATCACAGAAAACTACAGCTTCGCCAGGAAATGCCCTTCAGCCATCCTCGCCCACCGCCCCCAGGCAACATGACGGTGGGTAGAAAACCAAAAAACATTTGACAAATCAAATGCCCCAGTCTATAATTAAAGGCCAGGGGCTAATTCCGGACAGGTGCGTCTATGTAGTGTATCTTAGCCACGTTAAACAAATACAAGGGAGGGAAAGTATGTCTATGAAAGAAGAGATCATAGAGTTAGCTAAGCGGACGAAAGAAGCCTCAAGGATGATAGCAAATCTCTCGCGTGAAGTAAAGGATAAGGCCCTTAACCAAATGGCTGATGCCCTGATGGAAGATGAAAATCGGGCCAGGATCAAACAGGCCAACCAGCTTGATCTTAAGGCCGGGAAGGAGGCCGGGCTTTCTACCGCCCTTATGGACAGGCTTTTATTGACCGATGACCGGATAGCCGATATGGCCGAAGGTCTAAGAGAAGTGGCGGCCCTGCCGGATCCGGTGGGAGAGATTACCGGCATGTGGCGGCGGCCGAATGGCCTTGAGATAGGACGTATGCGGGTGCCTCTTGGTGTAGTGGGAATCATTTACGAGGCCAGGCCCAACGTCACGGCTGATGCCGCCGGACTCTGTCTCAAGTCTGGAAATGCCATCCTGCTAAGGGGAGGCAAAGAGGCCATAAATTCTAATCGGGCTATTGCCAAAGTCCTGGCCGAGGCCGGAGCCAAGGCCGGTCTGCCGGAACATGGGATTTCGATTATCGAAACCACCGACCGGGCGGCCGTGGCAGAGATGCTTAAATTAGACGAATACATAGACGTAATTATCCCCCGAGGGAGTCAGCCGATGATTAAGAGCATTCTGGAGATGTCCAGGGTTCCGGTTATTTCTCACGGGGCCGGCAACTGTCATACCTTTGTGGATGAGAGCGCTGATCTGGAAAAGGCCGTCAAGATTGCCATCAATGCCAAGGTGCAGCGTCCGGGGGTATGCAATGCTATGGAGACCTTACTGGTCCACTCAAGGATAGCCAATACCTTCCTCCCTGAGGCATCTGGCCACCTTATGAAGGCAGGGGTTGAGCTTCGGGGTTGTTCCAGAACAAGGGAGATTCTGCCTGAAATAAAAGCGGCGACCGAGGAGGATTACGAAACCGAATATCTGGACCTCATTCTGGCCGTAAGAATAGTTGACAGCCTGGATGAGGCCATTGAACATATCACCCTCTACGGAACCGGTCACTCAGAGGCCATTGTGACTGAAAGCTATCAGAATGCCAGACGTTTCCTGCGAGAGGTGGATGCCTCCAGTGTCTTTGTCAATGCCTCCACCCGATTGGCCGATGGCCACCAATACGGGCTGGGGGCTGAGATAGGTATCTCGACCCAGAAACTGCACGCCCGTGGCCCAATGGGGCTTGCTGAGCTTACTTCGACTAAATTTATTGTCCTCGGAGAGGGACAAATTAGAAATTAGAAGATAAGAGGGCTTAAAGATGCCAAAAGCCAGGGCATATCAATATACATTCTGTCCCAACCTAACGGCCAAATTTCCTTCTACTCGCTATCAGGGCAGTAAAGCGAAACTTGTTGATTGAATTTGGGAACAGATGGCAGACCTGGATTTCGTTACTTATTTAGATGCCTTTGGCGGAACGGGTGCGGTTGCCTACCGCTTGAAGCATGAAGGCAATGAAGGTGTTATGACTACAAATAACTTCAGTGAGAACCTATTGACATACGTCGATAAATTCAGACGCACTCTTGTTACAGATACGGGCAACTGGGTGGTCAAAGGATTTATTGATGTATACCGAAATATCTACAGCATCTCGGTGGATACTAAAGTCGTCTCCAAGATCATTGAGTTGATGCTGTTTCCAGTCATTTCACAGTTCGCCGCAGAACATAGCTACAGAATGGTGCTCAGCGAGCATCAAAACCATTATCCAGACATTGGCTTCATAGGACCAGCTGAAACAAAAATCGCCCTTGCCCTCAAAAGCACGTATCGAACTGGCCCAGAAAGGGTGAACGGTTTTACATTGGGCGCCTTTACGGGCTATTTTCGGCGGCGTAAGTCCGTCAAGAATATCACCTTCCCGTATGAACAATA
Protein-coding regions in this window:
- a CDS encoding glutamate-5-semialdehyde dehydrogenase codes for the protein MSMKEEIIELAKRTKEASRMIANLSREVKDKALNQMADALMEDENRARIKQANQLDLKAGKEAGLSTALMDRLLLTDDRIADMAEGLREVAALPDPVGEITGMWRRPNGLEIGRMRVPLGVVGIIYEARPNVTADAAGLCLKSGNAILLRGGKEAINSNRAIAKVLAEAGAKAGLPEHGISIIETTDRAAVAEMLKLDEYIDVIIPRGSQPMIKSILEMSRVPVISHGAGNCHTFVDESADLEKAVKIAINAKVQRPGVCNAMETLLVHSRIANTFLPEASGHLMKAGVELRGCSRTREILPEIKAATEEDYETEYLDLILAVRIVDSLDEAIEHITLYGTGHSEAIVTESYQNARRFLREVDASSVFVNASTRLADGHQYGLGAEIGISTQKLHARGPMGLAELTSTKFIVLGEGQIRN
- a CDS encoding type II restriction endonuclease translates to MADLDFVTYLDAFGGTGAVAYRLKHEGNEGVMTTNNFSENLLTYVDKFRRTLVTDTGNWVVKGFIDVYRNIYSISVDTKVVSKIIELMLFPVISQFAAEHSYRMVLSEHQNHYPDIGFIGPAETKIALALKSTYRTGPERVNGFTLGAFTGYFRRRKSVKNITFPYEQYDAHFILGIIYGRNEETINEGRIYTLDELQDIVSVVKDFDFLLQEKWRIASERPGSGNTKNIGSVRDIQALIKGNGPFAAYGKEVFDDYWMNYLTEDMARSINSDVPYRNLEEYWKWCELGGRKK